The Klebsiella africana sequence ACGGCGTTTTCCGTAGCGCTCAGGTCTGCCGGAGTTATGCCCAGTAGTTCACGCGCCGGGTACTGCGCGTAAGCGCCCGGACCAACCTCGTCTTTGAGGCCGTACTGGTGAATACGGGCAATGCGCGCAGCGATGCCGTCAAATCCTACGGTGACGCCGCCCGCGTCCGGCCTGAGCTTCATAAAACGCAGGGTGCGCAGGCGGGTAAACATCGGTGCTTTTTTTGTCTCTGAATGCGTAGCTGATTGCGTTTTGATTTCCAGATACCGCTCGATATCGGCCCGGTAGAAGGTGCGGATATCCCGGCGCTTCTCGTCAAAACCCGTGATTGTCCGGCCATATTTACCGCGCCCGCCGCGCCAGTTTTTCAGCGCCCGCACCTCGTTATTCCAGAAGAACTTGATCCCCTGCTGGGTGCGGTAAACCTTACGGCGGCGCACGGCATAGCCGCTGCCGTCC is a genomic window containing:
- a CDS encoding phage virion morphogenesis protein, which gives rise to MSDRIFSELDQVFQDILDGVSPAGRTRTARKIGLALRRSQQRRIALQKNPDGSGYAVRRRKVYRTQQGIKFFWNNEVRALKNWRGGRGKYGRTITGFDEKRRDIRTFYRADIERYLEIKTQSATHSETKKAPMFTRLRTLRFMKLRPDAGGVTVGFDGIAARIARIHQYGLKDEVGPGAYAQYPARELLGITPADLSATENAVISSLGGAS